A single window of Archangium gephyra DNA harbors:
- a CDS encoding endonuclease/exonuclease/phosphatase family protein encodes MTRFKAGTFNVLNLALPGQVTYPNDKPYTEDEYKKKLDWIGGQLGRMDADIVGFQEVWHPDALKAAVEAGQRGDKVFKTFVAAQSDKSPHVALATSLDVVQTLSHHAFPEGFELSVSGLAAPIKAFSRPVLQADLKLPGGQELTVLVAHLKSKRPMVDGGHEATARDLALGSARSLIVRSAEAYALRCVLLNLMQDTRRPVILLGDLNDTALSVTTTIISGTPPLHHLPPEKKQPIWDVLLHNAFDIQARQNARRDVSYSHIFNGYYDTLDQIYVSQEFNRLNAERLAEVEYVHYFNDHLLDRTLSREGEGRIQSDHGQVVATLRLKDPGPPAAA; translated from the coding sequence ATGACGCGCTTCAAGGCCGGGACCTTCAATGTGCTCAACCTCGCTCTGCCCGGGCAGGTGACCTATCCCAACGACAAGCCCTATACCGAGGACGAGTACAAGAAGAAGCTCGATTGGATCGGCGGTCAGCTCGGGAGGATGGATGCCGATATCGTCGGCTTCCAGGAAGTCTGGCACCCGGATGCATTGAAGGCCGCCGTGGAGGCGGGGCAGCGCGGGGACAAGGTCTTCAAGACCTTTGTGGCGGCCCAGTCGGACAAGAGCCCGCACGTGGCGCTCGCCACGTCACTGGACGTCGTCCAGACGCTCTCGCACCACGCCTTTCCAGAAGGCTTCGAGCTCTCCGTGAGCGGGTTGGCCGCGCCCATCAAGGCCTTCTCCCGTCCGGTACTCCAGGCAGATCTCAAGCTGCCTGGAGGCCAGGAGCTCACGGTGCTCGTCGCCCATCTGAAGTCCAAGCGCCCGATGGTCGACGGGGGACACGAGGCCACGGCGAGGGATCTGGCGCTGGGCAGTGCCCGCTCCCTCATCGTCCGGTCCGCCGAGGCCTATGCGCTGCGCTGCGTCCTGCTCAACCTGATGCAGGACACCCGGCGTCCCGTCATCCTGCTCGGGGATCTGAACGACACCGCCCTCTCGGTGACCACGACGATCATCTCCGGAACGCCGCCCCTGCATCATCTGCCCCCGGAGAAGAAGCAGCCCATCTGGGACGTGCTGCTCCACAACGCCTTCGACATCCAGGCACGCCAGAACGCCCGCCGCGACGTCAGCTACAGTCACATCTTCAACGGCTACTACGACACCCTGGATCAGATCTACGTCTCGCAGGAGTTCAACCGGCTCAACGCCGAGCGGCTCGCCGAGGTGGAGTACGTCCACTACTTCAATGACCACCTGCTGGATCGGACCTTGAGCCGGGAGGGGGAAGGCCGCATCCAGTCGGACCACGGGCAGGTGGTGGCCACCCTGCGGCTGAAGGACCCGGGGCCGCCTGCGGCGGCGTAG